Proteins found in one Microcella daejeonensis genomic segment:
- a CDS encoding M3 family metallopeptidase — MSNPFLSPSTLPYQLPPFADIAVEHYAPAITRGMAEQRAEIDAITAQPDEATFENTMVPLERSGQTLTRVLRVFFNQSSADSTDEVAAIEEEFAPQLAAHEDAIELDGALYARIRHVHERRDALDDEQRYLVERRFTRMTLAGAGLDAEQKARLTELNQRLSVLQTKFEKNLLADTNDLAVVIDSVDELDGLSEGEISAAAQAASDRGLEGKHLITLVLPTGHPVLESLTNREVRERIMRASRQRAARGNQHDNSAVLLEIVRLRARRAELLGFASHADFITADQTAKTPQRVAAMLEPLAQAAARNARAEKPKLEQLAGHPIEAHDWAFYSEKVRKAEFDVDTSELKPYFEAERVLQQGVFAAATKVYGITFSERHDLQGYTEGVRVFEVRNEDGSELGLYLLDLYTRDTKRGGAWMNELIGQNELLDHPTIVVNNLNVSKPAAGEPTLLTFDEVNTFFHEFGHALHGLFAHVVYPSFTGTNVYRDFVEFPSQVNEMWMLWPEIVNDYAVHHQTGEPIDAGIIDRIRASQTWGEGFATSEYLAAALLDQAWHRLSSAEADAVTDVAAFEREALAAVGLDDPAVPTRYSSCYFAHTFSGGYSAGYYSYIWSEVLDADTVQWFEQNGGLTRANGDRFRQYVLGIGGKQDPLEAYRAFRGRDAVIEPLLERRGLAA; from the coding sequence ATGAGCAACCCCTTCCTCTCCCCCAGCACCCTCCCGTACCAGCTGCCGCCCTTCGCCGACATCGCCGTCGAGCACTACGCGCCCGCCATCACGCGGGGCATGGCCGAGCAGCGCGCCGAGATCGACGCCATCACCGCGCAACCCGACGAGGCGACCTTCGAGAACACGATGGTGCCGCTCGAGCGCAGCGGTCAGACCCTCACCCGCGTGCTGCGGGTCTTCTTCAACCAGTCCTCGGCCGACTCGACCGACGAGGTCGCCGCCATCGAGGAGGAGTTCGCGCCGCAGCTGGCCGCCCACGAGGACGCGATCGAGCTGGATGGCGCGCTGTACGCGCGCATCCGCCACGTCCACGAGCGCCGCGACGCCCTCGACGACGAGCAGCGCTACCTGGTGGAGCGCCGCTTCACCCGCATGACGCTCGCCGGAGCCGGCCTGGACGCGGAGCAGAAGGCTCGCCTCACCGAGCTCAACCAGCGGCTGTCGGTGCTGCAGACCAAGTTCGAGAAGAACCTGCTCGCCGACACGAACGACCTCGCCGTCGTCATCGATTCGGTCGACGAGCTCGACGGCCTCAGCGAGGGCGAGATCTCGGCCGCCGCCCAGGCGGCATCCGACCGCGGGCTCGAGGGCAAGCACCTCATCACGCTCGTGCTGCCCACCGGGCACCCCGTGCTGGAGAGCCTGACGAACCGGGAGGTGCGCGAGCGCATCATGCGGGCATCCCGTCAGCGGGCGGCGCGCGGCAACCAGCACGACAACAGCGCCGTGCTGCTCGAGATCGTGCGGCTGCGGGCGCGCCGGGCCGAGCTGCTCGGCTTCGCGAGCCACGCCGACTTCATCACCGCCGACCAGACCGCGAAGACGCCGCAGCGCGTCGCCGCGATGCTCGAGCCGCTCGCGCAGGCCGCCGCCCGCAACGCTCGCGCCGAGAAGCCGAAGCTCGAGCAGCTGGCCGGCCACCCCATCGAGGCGCACGATTGGGCCTTCTACAGCGAGAAGGTGCGCAAGGCCGAGTTCGACGTCGACACGAGCGAGCTCAAGCCCTACTTCGAGGCCGAGCGGGTGCTGCAGCAGGGCGTCTTCGCCGCCGCGACGAAGGTGTACGGCATCACGTTCAGCGAGCGCCACGACCTGCAGGGCTACACCGAGGGCGTGCGCGTGTTCGAGGTGCGCAACGAGGACGGCTCCGAGCTCGGCCTCTACCTGCTCGACCTGTACACGCGCGACACCAAGCGCGGCGGCGCGTGGATGAACGAGCTCATCGGCCAGAACGAGCTGCTCGACCACCCGACGATCGTCGTCAACAACCTCAACGTCTCGAAGCCCGCCGCGGGCGAGCCGACCCTGCTGACCTTCGACGAGGTCAACACCTTCTTCCACGAGTTCGGCCACGCCCTGCACGGCCTCTTCGCGCACGTCGTCTACCCGAGCTTCACGGGCACGAACGTGTACCGCGACTTCGTCGAGTTCCCCAGCCAGGTCAACGAGATGTGGATGCTCTGGCCCGAGATCGTGAACGACTACGCCGTGCACCACCAGACCGGGGAGCCCATTGACGCGGGCATCATCGACCGCATCCGGGCCTCCCAGACCTGGGGCGAGGGCTTCGCGACGAGCGAGTACCTCGCCGCGGCGCTGCTCGACCAGGCCTGGCACCGGCTCTCGTCGGCCGAGGCGGACGCGGTGACCGACGTCGCCGCCTTCGAGCGCGAGGCCCTCGCGGCCGTCGGGCTCGACGACCCGGCGGTGCCGACCCGGTACTCCAGCTGCTACTTCGCCCACACGTTCTCGGGCGGCTACTCGGCCGGCTACTACTCGTACATCTGGAGCGAGGTGCTCGACGCCGACACCGTGCAGTGGTTCGAGCAGAACGGCGGTCTCACGCGCGCGAACGGCGACCGGTTCCGGCAGTACGTGCTCGGCATCGGCGGCAAGCAGGATCCGCTCGAGGCCTACCGCGCGTTCCGCGGGCGCGACGCCGTGATCGAGCCGCTGCTCGAGCGTCGCGGCCTCGCGGCCTGA
- a CDS encoding GNAT family N-acetyltransferase, with translation MDELFRTLPADAASTDVLAAGGLRYGLVGADPDERDAFSQAVSRGFYSSIAEAEELYEAREAYDDRRTTAVWDDSAAEPETPVATVDSWPTPLTMPGGGSLPAWAISGVTVAPTHRRRGIARALLEGELRTARALRLPIAALTVSEATIYGRFGFAPVASAVDLVIDTRRAAWTGPQAKGRVHFVQRDALRTIAPGIQQRARVAGDVDRWPGYWDRLLGLRASLAKKAADLRAVRYDDEHGEPQGFVVYRVKDAGADFSRHPVEVVDLVAATTDAYAGLWRYLLELDLVHEITVDLRSVDEPLRWMVADPRAVRTRAHSDHLWTRILDVAVALEGRRWQTAGAIVLEVTDPLGFAAGRFSLAVDEAGRATVMTTDAPAEVTLDAGALAAVHLGGTSPLTLAAAGRASGGQEALERLHALAVTPVPPRLSFWF, from the coding sequence ATGGACGAGCTCTTCCGCACCCTGCCCGCCGACGCCGCCTCGACCGACGTCCTCGCCGCGGGAGGTCTGCGCTACGGTCTCGTCGGCGCCGACCCCGACGAGCGCGACGCCTTCTCGCAGGCGGTCAGCCGCGGCTTCTACAGCTCCATCGCCGAGGCCGAGGAGCTCTACGAGGCGCGCGAGGCGTACGACGACCGCCGCACGACCGCGGTCTGGGACGACTCCGCGGCCGAGCCCGAGACCCCGGTCGCCACGGTCGACAGCTGGCCGACCCCGCTGACGATGCCCGGAGGCGGCTCGCTCCCGGCCTGGGCGATCAGCGGCGTCACGGTCGCCCCGACCCATCGCCGCCGCGGCATCGCCCGCGCCCTGCTGGAGGGCGAGCTGCGCACGGCGCGCGCCCTGCGCCTGCCGATCGCCGCGCTCACCGTCTCGGAGGCGACGATCTACGGCCGCTTCGGCTTCGCCCCCGTGGCCTCGGCCGTCGACCTCGTGATCGACACCCGGCGCGCGGCGTGGACGGGACCGCAGGCGAAGGGCCGGGTGCATTTCGTGCAGCGGGATGCCCTGCGCACGATCGCCCCGGGCATCCAGCAGCGCGCCCGCGTCGCCGGCGACGTCGACCGCTGGCCGGGCTACTGGGATCGTCTGCTGGGCCTGCGCGCCTCGCTCGCGAAGAAGGCGGCCGACCTGCGGGCGGTGCGCTACGACGACGAGCACGGCGAGCCGCAGGGCTTCGTCGTCTACCGGGTGAAGGACGCCGGCGCCGACTTCTCGCGGCATCCGGTCGAGGTCGTCGACCTCGTCGCCGCCACGACCGACGCCTACGCGGGCCTGTGGCGGTACCTGCTCGAGCTCGACCTCGTGCACGAGATCACGGTCGACCTGCGCAGCGTCGACGAGCCCCTGCGCTGGATGGTCGCCGACCCGCGGGCCGTGCGCACCCGGGCGCACTCCGATCACCTGTGGACGCGCATCCTCGACGTCGCCGTCGCCCTCGAGGGCCGCCGCTGGCAGACCGCGGGCGCGATCGTGCTCGAGGTGACCGACCCGCTCGGCTTCGCCGCGGGCCGCTTCTCGCTGGCCGTCGACGAGGCGGGGCGCGCGACCGTGATGACGACGGATGCTCCCGCCGAGGTCACCCTCGACGCGGGCGCCCTCGCCGCCGTGCACCTCGGCGGCACGAGCCCGCTGACGCTCGCCGCCGCCGGGCGCGCCTCGGGCGGTCAGGAGGCGCTCGAGCGCCTGCACGCCCTCGCCGTGACGCCCGTGCCCCCGCGCCTCAGCTTCTGGTTCTAG
- a CDS encoding benzoate/H(+) symporter BenE family transporter produces the protein MLQPIVAGIVGALTGFASSFAIVIAGLLAVGATPAEAASGLLVLCLGQAGLAIALSAAFRLPLSFAWSTPGAALLVAAEGAVGDYRAAIGAFIICGLLIVVTGLIRPLGRAMTRIPMPLAGAMLAGILLPLCIAPVTAVVEQPLLAVPVVLVWLLLVRLAPRWAVPAAMLVAAIGIVIQAGGAPASGDGMPTASLAPVLTLTLPTLDPLVIASLGLPLFIVTMAGQNVPGFAVLTTLGYPPAPARAVLVSSGLVTAIGAPLGGFAVNLAALTAALMAGPDAHPDRDRRWIAPVAGGVVYVLLGLSAGAATALVTAAPPVLIIAVAGLALLGAFTTGLVAAFEAPETRLTAAVTLVVVASGVVVAGIGSAFWGLLVGAVVLLVTRARRAAPR, from the coding sequence ATGCTGCAGCCCATCGTCGCCGGCATCGTCGGGGCGCTCACCGGCTTCGCCAGCTCCTTCGCGATCGTCATCGCGGGCCTCCTCGCGGTCGGCGCGACGCCCGCCGAGGCCGCCTCGGGCCTGCTCGTGCTGTGCCTCGGCCAGGCCGGCCTCGCGATCGCGTTGAGCGCCGCCTTCCGCCTGCCGCTCTCCTTCGCCTGGTCGACGCCCGGCGCGGCGCTGCTCGTCGCCGCCGAGGGCGCGGTGGGCGACTACCGGGCCGCGATCGGCGCCTTCATAATCTGCGGTCTGCTCATCGTCGTCACGGGCCTCATCCGCCCGCTCGGCCGCGCGATGACGCGCATCCCGATGCCGCTCGCCGGCGCGATGCTCGCCGGGATCCTGCTGCCCCTCTGCATCGCCCCCGTCACCGCCGTCGTCGAGCAGCCCCTGCTCGCCGTGCCCGTCGTGCTGGTCTGGTTGCTGCTCGTGCGCCTCGCGCCGCGCTGGGCGGTGCCCGCCGCCATGCTCGTCGCCGCCATCGGCATCGTCATCCAGGCGGGCGGGGCGCCGGCGAGCGGCGATGGGATGCCCACCGCATCCCTGGCCCCCGTGCTCACCCTCACGCTGCCGACCCTCGACCCGCTCGTCATCGCCTCGCTCGGGCTGCCGCTCTTCATCGTGACGATGGCGGGCCAGAACGTCCCCGGCTTCGCGGTGCTCACGACGCTCGGGTACCCGCCCGCCCCCGCGCGGGCGGTGCTCGTCTCGAGCGGTCTCGTCACCGCGATCGGAGCCCCGCTCGGCGGGTTCGCCGTCAACCTGGCGGCGCTCACGGCGGCCCTCATGGCGGGGCCTGACGCGCATCCCGACCGCGATCGCCGCTGGATCGCGCCCGTCGCCGGCGGCGTCGTCTACGTGCTGCTCGGGCTGAGCGCGGGTGCCGCGACCGCCCTGGTCACGGCCGCGCCGCCCGTTCTCATCATCGCCGTCGCGGGGCTCGCCCTGCTCGGCGCCTTCACGACGGGCCTCGTCGCGGCCTTCGAGGCGCCGGAGACGCGGCTCACCGCGGCCGTCACGCTCGTCGTCGTGGCCTCGGGGGTCGTCGTCGCGGGCATCGGCAGCGCCTTCTGGGGCCTGCTCGTCGGGGCCGTCGTGCTGCTGGTGACCCGTGCTCGACGGGCCGCTCCTCGATAG
- a CDS encoding pyridoxal phosphate-dependent decarboxylase family protein → MSAKRAIDLQELLPTVMTGIGDLKATYGEWPVHKSTHADPDQVQAVLSELVERLDDNYPYFHPQYAGQMLKPPHPVAMAAYLATMQLNPNNHSIDASRATTAMEHEVLDQLAAMFGYPDDYMGHLTWSGTTANLEALWVSREIRPGSSILHSADAHYTHSRMGEVLGMPTVGIPTDARGRMDLDALERELQRGTAGVVVATLGTTGLGAVDPLADIVPLARRYGARVHVDTAYGGFFSIIADHLDPETARHFRAIRDADSVVVDPHKHGLQPYGCGAVLFNDQSILRYYHHESPYTYFASTERHFGEIQLECSRAGASAAALWATLKVFPLTEQGLGGIVLPGYRAAQTWYGLLADCDILQPYQRPELDIITYLPRVRSMSELDRVSHAIFEMAADTTRPQQTHLATYVVGPEPLAARGIELERDADHARIMRSVLMKPEHEPLIPELHHHVAMWSRRAYAATHEGAAPASR, encoded by the coding sequence GTGAGTGCGAAGCGTGCCATCGATCTGCAGGAGCTCCTGCCGACGGTGATGACCGGCATCGGCGACCTGAAGGCCACGTACGGCGAGTGGCCGGTGCACAAATCCACCCACGCCGACCCCGATCAGGTGCAGGCCGTGCTCTCCGAGCTCGTCGAGCGCCTCGACGACAACTACCCCTACTTCCACCCGCAGTACGCGGGGCAGATGCTCAAGCCGCCGCACCCCGTCGCGATGGCCGCCTACCTCGCCACGATGCAGCTGAACCCCAACAACCACTCCATCGACGCGAGCCGCGCGACCACCGCCATGGAGCACGAGGTGCTCGACCAGCTCGCCGCCATGTTCGGGTACCCCGATGACTACATGGGGCACCTCACCTGGAGCGGCACCACCGCGAACCTCGAGGCGCTCTGGGTGAGCCGTGAGATCCGGCCCGGCAGCAGCATCCTGCACAGCGCGGATGCCCACTACACGCACTCCCGCATGGGCGAGGTGCTCGGCATGCCGACGGTGGGCATCCCGACCGACGCCCGCGGGCGGATGGACCTCGACGCCCTCGAGCGCGAACTGCAGCGCGGCACCGCGGGCGTCGTCGTCGCCACGCTCGGCACCACGGGCCTCGGCGCCGTCGATCCGCTCGCCGACATCGTGCCGCTCGCCCGCCGGTACGGAGCGCGGGTGCACGTCGACACGGCCTACGGCGGGTTCTTCTCGATCATCGCCGACCACCTCGACCCCGAGACGGCGCGGCACTTCCGGGCCATCCGCGACGCCGACTCCGTCGTCGTCGACCCGCACAAGCACGGCCTGCAGCCCTACGGCTGCGGCGCCGTGCTCTTCAACGACCAGTCGATCCTGCGGTACTACCACCACGAATCGCCGTACACGTACTTCGCGAGCACCGAGCGGCACTTCGGCGAGATCCAGCTCGAGTGCTCGCGCGCGGGAGCCTCGGCCGCCGCGCTGTGGGCGACGCTCAAGGTCTTCCCGCTCACCGAGCAGGGCCTCGGCGGCATCGTGCTGCCCGGCTACCGGGCCGCCCAGACCTGGTACGGCCTGCTCGCCGACTGCGACATCCTGCAGCCGTACCAGCGCCCCGAGCTCGACATCATCACGTACCTGCCGCGGGTGCGCAGCATGAGCGAGCTCGACCGCGTCAGTCACGCCATCTTCGAGATGGCAGCCGACACCACCCGCCCGCAGCAGACCCACCTCGCCACCTACGTCGTCGGTCCCGAGCCCCTCGCCGCCCGCGGCATCGAGCTCGAGCGCGACGCCGACCACGCCCGCATCATGCGCAGCGTGCTCATGAAGCCCGAGCACGAGCCGCTCATCCCCGAGCTGCACCACCACGTCGCGATGTGGTCGCGCCGGGCCTACGCCGCCACCCACGAGGGAGCCGCTCCCGCCTCGCGCTGA
- a CDS encoding thioredoxin family protein — MRIELFTSAFCDPCHRAREVVAEAQRLVPELVVEELDVAAHQERALAHGVTSTPTIVVRRADDSILVTAEGVPTLPRLLTALAEAKG; from the coding sequence GTGCGCATCGAACTCTTCACCTCGGCCTTCTGCGACCCCTGCCATCGAGCGCGCGAGGTCGTCGCGGAGGCGCAGCGCCTCGTGCCCGAGCTCGTCGTCGAGGAGCTCGACGTGGCCGCCCACCAGGAGCGCGCCCTCGCCCACGGCGTCACCTCGACGCCGACGATCGTCGTGCGCCGGGCCGACGACTCCATCCTCGTCACCGCGGAGGGCGTGCCGACCCTGCCCCGACTGCTGACGGCGCTCGCCGAGGCGAAGGGGTAG
- the orn gene encoding oligoribonuclease has translation MTGLDLTRDELVEVAVVITDYELEPVHPGFSIVIAPSAAALEGMGDFVRDMHTSSGLLDELADGVSLADAEQAVLDYIAEHVPTAGQAPLAGNTIGTDRSFIARDMPRVDAHLHYRSVDVSSIKELVRRWFPRVYFNAPAKNGGHRALADILESIRELEYYRRIGFTAEPGPTSEAAQAVAAEVVEKWSPRL, from the coding sequence ATGACGGGGCTCGACCTGACGAGGGACGAGCTCGTCGAGGTCGCGGTCGTCATCACCGACTACGAGCTCGAGCCCGTGCATCCCGGGTTCTCGATCGTCATCGCGCCCAGCGCCGCCGCCCTCGAGGGCATGGGCGACTTCGTGCGCGACATGCACACCTCGAGCGGACTGCTCGACGAGCTCGCCGACGGCGTGAGCCTCGCCGACGCTGAGCAGGCGGTGCTCGACTACATCGCCGAGCACGTGCCCACCGCGGGCCAGGCGCCCCTCGCCGGCAACACCATCGGCACCGACCGCTCCTTCATCGCCCGCGACATGCCCCGGGTGGATGCCCATCTGCACTACCGCTCCGTCGACGTCTCCTCGATCAAGGAGCTCGTGCGCCGCTGGTTCCCCCGCGTGTACTTCAACGCCCCGGCCAAGAACGGCGGGCACCGGGCCCTGGCCGACATCCTCGAGTCGATCCGCGAGCTCGAGTACTACCGCCGCATCGGCTTCACGGCCGAACCCGGACCGACGAGCGAGGCCGCTCAGGCGGTCGCCGCCGAGGTCGTGGAGAAGTGGAGCCCGCGTCTGTAA
- the clpS gene encoding ATP-dependent Clp protease adapter ClpS, with protein MVALPAVPLLDEETDVRPLHASEVPWQTIVWNDPVNLMSYVAWVFRRHFGMGETEAERAMMAVHTEGRAVVAQGNREAMERHVEAMHEYGLWATLEKAPR; from the coding sequence ATGGTCGCCCTCCCCGCCGTCCCCCTCCTCGACGAGGAGACGGACGTGCGCCCGCTGCACGCCTCGGAGGTTCCGTGGCAGACCATCGTGTGGAACGACCCGGTCAATCTCATGAGCTACGTGGCGTGGGTGTTCCGCCGGCACTTCGGCATGGGCGAGACCGAGGCGGAGAGGGCGATGATGGCCGTGCACACCGAGGGCCGCGCCGTCGTGGCGCAGGGCAATCGCGAGGCCATGGAGCGCCACGTCGAGGCCATGCACGAGTACGGGCTGTGGGCCACGCTCGAGAAGGCCCCGCGATGA
- a CDS encoding DUF2017 family protein — protein MRRFEPAAAPGAVEALVDQDEARVLRSLAEQLAGLLTEAGETETSRDAAVDRVLPDAYRDDDEAAEEWRRLSRRALADRKATFAQRMVDDLERAATNPGIHTIALDTAGALDWVRAVADLRLVLAERMGIREEGDEPSGALEGGAELYDWLAWMQDDLVRVLTLLEETP, from the coding sequence ATGAGGCGCTTCGAGCCCGCCGCGGCGCCCGGCGCGGTCGAGGCGCTCGTCGATCAGGACGAGGCGCGGGTGCTTCGCTCCCTCGCCGAGCAGCTCGCCGGCCTGCTGACCGAGGCGGGCGAGACCGAGACGAGCCGCGATGCCGCCGTCGACCGGGTGCTGCCCGACGCCTACCGCGACGACGACGAGGCCGCCGAGGAGTGGCGCCGGCTCAGCCGCCGCGCCCTCGCCGATCGCAAGGCGACCTTCGCCCAGCGCATGGTCGACGACCTCGAGCGGGCCGCGACGAACCCGGGCATCCACACGATCGCCCTCGACACCGCCGGCGCCCTCGACTGGGTGCGCGCCGTCGCCGATCTGCGCCTGGTGCTCGCCGAGCGGATGGGGATCCGCGAGGAGGGCGACGAGCCGAGCGGCGCGCTCGAGGGCGGCGCCGAGCTCTACGACTGGCTCGCCTGGATGCAGGACGACCTCGTGCGGGTGCTGACGCTGCTGGAGGAGACCCCGTGA
- a CDS encoding metallopeptidase family protein: MVEGLDNVVFVVEDRPEDGSLDLLGLYEGTAVTDRGQYGFGELPDRIILYREPLLATAEGDRQELLDQIHVTLVHEIAHHYGIDDAELHRLGWG; encoded by the coding sequence ATGGTCGAGGGGCTCGACAACGTCGTCTTCGTCGTCGAGGACCGCCCCGAGGACGGCTCGCTCGACCTGCTCGGGCTCTACGAGGGCACCGCCGTTACCGACCGCGGCCAGTACGGCTTCGGCGAGCTGCCCGACCGCATCATCCTCTACCGCGAGCCGCTGCTCGCCACCGCCGAGGGCGACCGGCAGGAGCTGCTCGACCAGATCCACGTCACGCTCGTGCACGAGATCGCCCACCACTACGGGATCGACGACGCCGAGCTGCACCGCCTCGGCTGGGGCTGA
- a CDS encoding D-alanyl-D-alanine carboxypeptidase family protein has product MRKTISGMLALAVVLVTVWAAGALLSPVPVLEAVEQPPALDAVGVDPAALALPATGSSAVIAGSGDPVAGGETTARPIAGLAKVVLAHVVLDRAPLEVGSLGPTTAIDADDVQRLRALQASSVRTVPVVAGQAWTQYDLLAASIIGSGNNIAEVLAASVFGTVDGYLIAAAEWLAENGLDDTVIVDPTGIGSGNVATAADMARLAQLTVADPVLLDLLISRPTASASVGSWSDNAAFPGGTGALGAATTYTDAAGVCTLLIVPVGENYAGVALLGQPDYPTAEAAVAGLLPGLATALQPVTIIEAGDAVGELVADWGQRTDLIATEAVTIVALDTTGVELGYELDERRTALRGTTIGRLTVTTPTSEQTVRLETATTITEPGVAWRFADPFTVLDRWLAEQG; this is encoded by the coding sequence GTGAGGAAGACCATCAGCGGGATGCTCGCCCTCGCCGTCGTACTCGTCACCGTCTGGGCGGCCGGCGCGCTGCTGAGCCCCGTGCCCGTGCTCGAGGCCGTCGAGCAGCCGCCCGCGCTCGACGCCGTGGGCGTGGATCCCGCCGCCCTCGCCCTGCCCGCCACGGGCTCGAGCGCCGTGATCGCGGGCTCGGGCGACCCCGTCGCCGGGGGCGAGACCACCGCCCGGCCGATCGCGGGGCTCGCCAAGGTCGTGCTCGCCCACGTCGTGCTCGACCGCGCCCCGCTCGAGGTCGGGTCGCTCGGGCCGACGACGGCGATCGACGCCGACGACGTGCAGCGGCTGCGCGCCCTGCAGGCCTCCTCGGTGCGCACGGTCCCGGTGGTCGCCGGCCAGGCCTGGACTCAGTACGACCTGCTCGCCGCCTCGATCATCGGCTCGGGCAACAACATCGCCGAGGTGCTCGCGGCCTCGGTCTTCGGCACGGTCGACGGGTACCTCATCGCCGCCGCCGAGTGGCTCGCCGAGAACGGGCTCGACGACACCGTGATCGTCGACCCGACGGGCATCGGCAGCGGCAACGTCGCCACGGCAGCCGATATGGCGCGGCTCGCGCAGCTCACCGTCGCCGATCCGGTACTGCTCGACCTGCTGATCTCGCGTCCCACCGCCTCCGCCTCGGTCGGCAGCTGGAGCGACAACGCCGCCTTCCCCGGCGGAACGGGAGCCCTCGGCGCCGCGACCACCTACACCGATGCGGCGGGGGTCTGCACGCTGCTCATCGTCCCCGTGGGCGAGAACTACGCGGGCGTCGCCCTGCTCGGCCAGCCCGACTACCCCACCGCCGAGGCGGCCGTCGCAGGACTGCTGCCGGGGCTCGCGACCGCTCTGCAGCCGGTGACCATCATCGAGGCGGGCGACGCGGTGGGCGAGCTCGTGGCCGACTGGGGTCAGCGCACCGATCTCATCGCGACCGAGGCGGTGACGATCGTGGCGCTCGACACCACGGGGGTGGAGCTCGGCTACGAGCTCGACGAGCGCCGCACCGCGCTGCGCGGCACGACGATCGGTCGTCTGACGGTCACGACGCCGACGAGCGAGCAGACGGTGCGACTCGAGACGGCGACGACCATCACCGAGCCGGGCGTCGCCTGGCGCTTCGCCGACCCGTTCACGGTTCTCGACCGCTGGCTCGCCGAGCAGGGCTGA
- a CDS encoding nucleoside/nucleotide kinase family protein produces the protein MRCAEAPAGHPAAAPASTGPDRPRVTLVDGRSGSGKTTWATARAAAEGATLLSLDEVYPGWDGLEAAEAHVLEHVLRPLAAGRPARYRRWDWTAEQPADWVEVDVRRPLIIEGCGALSAAARALAHRGVWVELDDVRRRERALARDGEAFRPHWERWAAQEEQHAALHAPRAWADEVVDGAVLG, from the coding sequence GTGCGCTGCGCTGAGGCGCCGGCCGGGCATCCCGCCGCAGCGCCCGCGTCGACCGGCCCGGATCGCCCGCGCGTCACCCTCGTCGACGGCCGCTCGGGCTCGGGCAAGACGACCTGGGCCACCGCGCGCGCGGCCGCGGAGGGCGCGACGCTGCTGAGCCTCGACGAGGTCTACCCCGGCTGGGACGGCCTCGAGGCGGCCGAGGCCCACGTGCTCGAGCACGTGCTGCGCCCTCTCGCCGCGGGGCGGCCGGCGCGGTACCGGCGCTGGGATTGGACGGCCGAGCAGCCGGCCGACTGGGTCGAGGTGGATGTCCGCCGCCCGCTCATCATCGAGGGATGCGGCGCGCTCAGCGCCGCCGCCCGGGCCCTCGCCCATCGCGGCGTCTGGGTCGAGCTCGACGACGTCCGGCGTCGGGAGCGCGCCCTCGCCCGCGACGGCGAGGCCTTCCGCCCGCACTGGGAGCGCTGGGCGGCGCAGGAGGAGCAGCACGCGGCCCTGCACGCCCCGCGCGCCTGGGCCGACGAGGTCGTCGACGGGGCGGTGCTCGGCTGA